One Nostoc punctiforme PCC 73102 DNA window includes the following coding sequences:
- a CDS encoding filamentous hemagglutinin N-terminal domain-containing protein — MSRYRSSWYWELGIVSTLAIAGVLTFFESFVLAQIQKDGTLESESSIITPKLIDGQLIDQIDGGAVRGTNLFHSFEQFSVSAERTAYFNNAIDIQNIISRVTGNSISKIDGILKANGTANLFLINPNGIIFGPNASLNIGGSFVASTASSLNFADGTKFSATSPQAKPLLTLSVPIGLQFGATAAPIRNQSQASPDGTVDIFGQGVGLQVQRGKTLALIGGDITLEGGNITARAGKVELGSVAGNSLVSLSPTNQGWVLGYEGVQNFQNIEIIQLNKIPSIVDTHGNGSGNIHLQGGLVRVAASFLILVNPFGVQSGGNLTVNASDSVVIEKDSQLFTQSFSNANSGNINVNTKKLVVKSGAQLQGQLTINASDSVELISGTNIPLFQDGSDLISSGLFSATSGDKNAGNIIINTGRLRIEGGARISTSSEGIYRFITNQLTPATGNAGNLTVNASESVELIGTSPNGSKLSSLFSGTQGPGDGGNLTLTTGQLIIKDGAAINVSSQARKNVIYIGDPNNLGKAGDLNIIARSILLDNKGKLISNSESGKGGNITLQVQNLLLMRRESQITTNAGTTGLGGDGGNIIINAPNGFIVATPLGNNDITANAFSDSGGKITITAKNIFGFVPRTRADVEKLDREEINPNNLRTSDITAFSQQNPSLNGTVRINSPDVDPSQGLVELPVNLVDASQQIVAGCNSGGKIAKSSFITTGRGGIAPNPTEPLIADDAVLADWIALSPDSPNHAEGIQKRVVVDKQRNTEENSQKVNSVNEPTQIVEAQGWVVDANGNVVLVAQVPTASPHNSSLMATSCAGN; from the coding sequence ATGTCTCGATACCGAAGTAGTTGGTACTGGGAGTTAGGGATAGTGAGTACATTAGCAATTGCTGGAGTACTTACTTTCTTTGAGAGTTTTGTCTTAGCCCAAATACAAAAAGATGGCACACTTGAATCTGAAAGTTCAATCATTACACCAAAACTAATCGATGGTCAGCTTATAGACCAGATTGATGGTGGGGCAGTTCGTGGTACAAACTTATTCCACAGCTTTGAACAATTTTCTGTCTCTGCGGAAAGGACAGCCTACTTTAACAATGCAATAGATATTCAGAACATTATCAGTCGGGTGACAGGTAACTCGATTTCTAAGATAGATGGGATTCTGAAAGCGAACGGCACGGCGAACCTGTTTCTGATTAATCCTAACGGCATTATTTTTGGGCCCAATGCTTCTTTAAATATTGGCGGTTCATTTGTGGCAAGTACGGCGAGTAGCTTGAACTTTGCTGATGGTACAAAGTTTAGTGCTACATCTCCTCAAGCTAAACCTCTACTGACATTAAGTGTTCCCATTGGCTTACAATTTGGAGCAACTGCGGCTCCCATCCGCAATCAATCTCAAGCAAGTCCAGATGGCACAGTTGATATCTTTGGACAAGGCGTTGGTCTACAGGTGCAGCGAGGCAAAACCTTGGCACTTATAGGCGGTGATATCACGCTAGAGGGCGGAAATATAACGGCAAGGGCAGGAAAGGTTGAATTAGGAAGCGTTGCTGGCAATAGTCTGGTCAGTTTAAGTCCAACCAACCAAGGTTGGGTTTTGGGATATGAAGGTGTTCAAAATTTCCAAAATATCGAAATAATCCAGTTAAATAAAATTCCATCGATTGTAGATACTCATGGAAATGGTAGCGGCAATATCCACCTGCAAGGGGGGCTTGTGCGAGTAGCTGCCAGTTTCCTAATTCTAGTTAATCCCTTTGGAGTGCAATCAGGAGGGAATTTGACAGTGAACGCCTCAGATTCTGTAGTAATTGAAAAAGATTCGCAACTGTTTACTCAGAGTTTCTCCAACGCAAACTCTGGAAACATAAATGTCAATACTAAGAAGTTGGTGGTCAAAAGTGGAGCCCAATTGCAGGGGCAATTGACCATAAACGCTTCAGATTCCGTGGAACTAATTAGCGGCACTAACATCCCTCTCTTTCAAGATGGTAGTGATTTAATATCCAGTGGATTATTTAGTGCAACTTCTGGCGATAAAAACGCTGGCAACATCATAATTAATACTGGAAGGTTGCGTATCGAAGGAGGAGCAAGAATATCAACAAGTTCTGAGGGTATATACAGGTTTATTACTAACCAACTTACACCAGCTACAGGTAATGCAGGAAACTTGACGGTGAACGCTTCCGAGTCGGTAGAATTAATTGGAACTTCACCAAATGGTTCTAAGCTCAGTAGCTTGTTTTCTGGGACTCAAGGGCCTGGAGATGGCGGAAACTTGACCCTAACTACAGGGCAATTGATTATCAAGGATGGGGCTGCAATAAATGTGAGCAGCCAAGCTCGAAAAAATGTAATCTATATCGGAGATCCAAATAATCTAGGAAAAGCAGGCGATTTAAATATAATCGCTCGCTCCATACTTCTCGACAACAAAGGAAAACTCATATCTAATAGTGAGTCAGGTAAAGGTGGGAATATTACCCTACAGGTGCAGAACTTATTATTGATGCGCCGCGAAAGTCAAATCACCACTAACGCAGGTACAACAGGACTGGGTGGAGATGGCGGTAATATCATCATCAATGCACCTAATGGCTTCATTGTCGCTACTCCCTTGGGAAATAACGATATCACTGCCAATGCCTTCTCTGACTCTGGTGGTAAAATCACAATCACCGCTAAGAACATTTTTGGATTTGTACCCCGCACTCGTGCAGATGTAGAAAAACTCGATCGAGAAGAAATCAACCCGAATAACCTGCGAACAAGTGACATCACGGCGTTTTCTCAGCAAAACCCTTCATTAAATGGCACGGTACGAATCAACTCACCAGATGTTGACCCTAGTCAAGGATTAGTGGAGTTGCCTGTAAATTTGGTTGATGCTTCCCAACAAATTGTTGCTGGTTGTAATTCTGGTGGAAAAATAGCCAAAAGTTCATTTATTACAACTGGGCGTGGAGGAATAGCGCCCAATCCCACGGAGCCATTGATAGCTGATGATGCGGTGCTAGCAGATTGGATCGCACTCTCTCCAGACAGTCCGAATCATGCTGAGGGTATCCAGAAGAGAGTGGTTGTTGACAAGCAGAGAAACACAGAAGAAAATTCACAGAAGGTTAATTCTGTCAATGAACCTACTCAAATTGTGGAAGCTCAAGGATGGGTAGTGGATGCCAATGGGAACGTGGTTTTGGTTGCTCAAGTACCCACTGCGTCGCCTCATAATTCTTCACTCATGGCTACATCTTGCGCTGGTAATTAG
- a CDS encoding filamentous hemagglutinin N-terminal domain-containing protein, translated as MSNLWVCFKSLGFAVCGAIVFCENSAIAQITQDGTLPTNSQVTPQGNITIIEGGTRAENNLFHSFEQFSVPTGITAHFQNPTDIQNIISRVTGKSISNIDGILKADGTANLFLINPNGIIFGNNASLQINGSFVASTASSLNFADGTKLSATDPRTTPLLTVSVPKVYPLVYNSELLRLPSAINPKQDQMVAQLLDLVAYKYSQAKPWHL; from the coding sequence ATGAGTAATCTGTGGGTCTGCTTTAAAAGTCTAGGATTTGCAGTATGTGGTGCAATAGTTTTCTGCGAAAACTCCGCTATTGCTCAAATTACCCAGGATGGTACTCTACCTACTAATTCTCAGGTTACACCACAGGGTAATATCACAATTATTGAAGGTGGAACCAGAGCAGAAAACAATCTTTTCCACAGTTTTGAGCAATTTTCTGTACCTACAGGGATTACGGCTCACTTTCAAAATCCAACAGATATTCAAAATATTATTAGCCGAGTAACAGGTAAGTCTATTTCTAATATTGATGGCATCCTGAAAGCAGACGGCACTGCTAACCTATTTCTAATTAATCCCAACGGGATTATTTTTGGTAACAATGCTTCTTTACAAATTAACGGTTCATTTGTGGCGAGTACCGCAAGTAGTTTGAACTTTGCCGATGGTACAAAGTTGAGTGCCACAGATCCTCGAACCACACCCCTGCTAACAGTAAGTGTACCCAAAGTGTACCCACTGGTTTACAATTCGGAGCTACTGCGGCTCCCATCCGCAATCAATCCCAAGCAAGACCAAATGGTAGCACAACTGTTAGACCTGGTGGCTTACAAGTACAGTCAGGCAAAACCTTGGCACTTGTAG
- a CDS encoding S-layer family protein translates to MRNQSQARPNGSTTVRPGGLQVQSGKTLALVGGDITLEGGNLTATSGRIELGSVAANSLVSLKPTIQGWVFGYEGVQNFQNIQLITRTVNGSEIPSQVRANNTDGSGGNIEVHGNTVEIIGYPVILTTQTTGIGNAGDLTITTRKLIVRDGAQVFTSTRGGGQGGKLTVNASESVEVNGSFPIPNSDFVQSGALYSSTGGSGKAGDLIINTGKLRIMSGGRISTESTASLRNSQLIPGTGAGGNLTVNASESVELIGRSTSNLNVTSGLFASTNTSGDAGKVTITTGKLIIQNGANVTVSSQFGQDYIYPGDAYILGSAGDLNVTAGSILLDNEGKLTSNSESGKGGNITLQMRDLLLMRRNSQISTNAGNNGDGGKITIYAPKGFLVATPFGNNDITANANFGSGGKITITTKNIFGFVPRTRADLERLLNPKEPLDPSRLPTSDITAFSQQNPSLNGTVQINSPDADPSKGLVELPVNLVDASEQIAAGCNSGAKIGRSSFIATGRGGLVADPTQALIADDAVLADWITLSPESKNRAAGIQKRAVLQAQQNTEEKSQKVNSVNEPTQIVEAQGWVMDANGNVVLVAQVPTASPHNSSLTATSCAAR, encoded by the coding sequence ATCCGCAATCAATCCCAAGCAAGACCAAATGGTAGCACAACTGTTAGACCTGGTGGCTTACAAGTACAGTCAGGCAAAACCTTGGCACTTGTAGGCGGTGATATAACTCTGGAGGGCGGAAATTTAACCGCAACATCTGGACGAATTGAGCTAGGAAGTGTCGCTGCCAACAGTCTGGTTAGTCTGAAACCAACGATTCAAGGTTGGGTTTTTGGATATGAAGGTGTCCAGAATTTCCAAAATATTCAACTAATCACGCGAACTGTTAATGGTTCTGAGATTCCATCTCAGGTAAGAGCTAATAACACAGATGGTAGTGGAGGTAATATCGAAGTGCATGGTAACACAGTGGAAATAATAGGTTACCCTGTAATACTGACAACTCAGACTACTGGTATCGGAAATGCCGGAGACTTAACGATTACCACTAGGAAATTAATTGTGCGGGATGGCGCACAAGTTTTCACTTCTACCAGAGGCGGGGGTCAAGGAGGAAAGTTAACTGTGAACGCCTCTGAGTCTGTGGAAGTAAATGGTAGCTTTCCCATACCAAATAGTGATTTTGTTCAATCTGGTGCATTGTATAGTTCAACCGGCGGTAGTGGAAAGGCGGGTGACCTTATCATCAATACTGGAAAGTTGCGTATTATGAGCGGCGGACGGATATCAACGGAATCTACTGCATCATTACGAAATTCACAATTGATACCAGGTACAGGAGCAGGAGGCAATTTGACTGTAAACGCCTCTGAGTCTGTTGAACTAATTGGAAGATCAACAAGCAATTTAAATGTTACTAGCGGCTTGTTTGCTTCAACTAACACTTCTGGAGATGCCGGAAAAGTGACAATTACTACAGGAAAATTGATCATCCAGAATGGGGCTAATGTCACTGTAAGCAGTCAATTTGGCCAGGATTATATTTACCCAGGAGATGCATATATACTAGGTTCAGCAGGGGATCTAAATGTAACTGCTGGCTCCATACTTCTAGATAATGAGGGAAAACTCACATCTAATAGTGAGTCAGGCAAAGGCGGAAATATTACCCTACAGATGCGCGACTTATTACTAATGCGCCGCAACAGCCAAATATCCACTAATGCAGGAAATAATGGAGATGGTGGTAAAATCACCATCTATGCACCAAAGGGCTTCCTTGTCGCCACTCCCTTCGGAAATAACGATATCACGGCCAACGCCAACTTCGGCTCTGGTGGTAAAATCACAATCACCACCAAGAACATCTTTGGTTTTGTGCCCCGCACCCGTGCAGACCTAGAGAGGCTTTTGAACCCTAAAGAGCCACTAGACCCAAGTAGGCTGCCAACAAGTGACATCACCGCGTTTTCTCAGCAAAACCCTTCATTAAATGGCACTGTGCAAATCAACTCACCAGATGCTGACCCCAGTAAAGGATTAGTGGAACTACCCGTAAATCTGGTTGATGCTTCTGAGCAAATTGCTGCTGGTTGTAATTCTGGTGCAAAAATAGGAAGGAGTTCCTTTATTGCTACTGGGCGTGGAGGACTAGTAGCCGATCCCACGCAGGCATTGATAGCTGATGATGCGGTGCTGGCAGATTGGATCACACTCTCTCCAGAGAGTAAAAATCGTGCTGCTGGTATTCAAAAAAGAGCGGTTCTTCAGGCGCAGCAAAACACAGAAGAAAAATCACAGAAAGTTAATTCTGTCAATGAACCTACTCAAATTGTAGAAGCCCAAGGCTGGGTAATGGATGCTAATGGTAATGTAGTTTTGGTTGCTCAAGTACCCACTGCGTCGCCCCATAACTCGTCACTCACGGCTACATCTTGCGCTGCTCGTTAG
- the moaA gene encoding GTP 3',8-cyclase MoaA: MNQVDYLRISLIDRCNFRCQYCMPEGVELDYILKQQLLTNEELLTLIREVFIPVGFNRFRLTGGEPLLRPRVVDLVSAIATLPQTQDLSMTTNGFLLAPMAQNLYNAGLRRINISLDSLDADTFDQIIGNQGRSRWQQVWHGIQAAHSVGFDPLKLNVVVIPGVNDHEILDLAALTIDKQWHVRFIEFMPIGNVDLFGDRGWVSSAELRQQIRDRWGLTESQVRGAGPADVFKIPGAKGTLGFISQMSECFCDRCNRMRLSADGWLRPCLLNETGQIDLKTALRSGTSTAQLQEQVRHLLRMKPEINFKGRDSGIVGTYTRTMSQIGG, from the coding sequence ATGAACCAGGTAGACTACCTCCGCATTAGTTTAATCGATCGCTGTAATTTTCGTTGTCAATACTGTATGCCAGAGGGAGTAGAACTGGATTATATTCTCAAGCAACAGCTATTAACTAATGAGGAGTTGCTCACCTTAATTAGAGAGGTATTTATTCCAGTAGGCTTTAATCGGTTTCGTTTGACTGGGGGTGAACCCTTATTGCGTCCACGTGTGGTGGATTTGGTAAGTGCGATCGCAACTTTACCTCAAACTCAAGACCTCTCTATGACCACCAACGGGTTTTTGCTGGCTCCGATGGCACAAAACCTCTACAATGCTGGTCTAAGACGAATTAATATCAGTCTAGACTCTCTTGATGCTGACACTTTTGATCAAATTATCGGTAATCAAGGGCGTTCTCGTTGGCAACAAGTTTGGCATGGCATTCAAGCTGCCCATAGCGTTGGATTCGACCCACTGAAGCTGAATGTGGTGGTGATTCCTGGTGTTAATGACCACGAAATTTTAGATTTAGCTGCCCTAACAATTGATAAACAGTGGCACGTTCGATTTATTGAATTTATGCCTATTGGTAATGTAGATTTGTTTGGCGATCGCGGTTGGGTATCTTCAGCCGAGTTACGGCAACAAATCCGCGATCGCTGGGGCTTGACAGAATCTCAAGTTCGTGGTGCTGGCCCTGCTGATGTCTTTAAAATTCCTGGTGCGAAGGGGACACTAGGATTTATTAGTCAGATGTCAGAATGTTTTTGCGATCGTTGTAACCGGATGCGCCTGAGTGCTGATGGCTGGCTGCGTCCGTGTTTATTGAATGAAACTGGTCAAATAGATTTAAAAACTGCTCTGCGTTCTGGCACTAGCACCGCTCAATTACAAGAGCAGGTGAGGCATTTGCTCCGAATGAAGCCAGAAATTAACTTTAAAGGGCGCGATTCTGGGATTGTCGGTACATATACTCGCACTATGTCACAAATTGGCGGATAG
- the rpsD gene encoding 30S ribosomal protein S4 — translation MSRYRGPRLRIVRRLGDLPGLTRKSARRAYPPGQHGQNRKKRSEYAIRLEEKQKLRFNYGLTEKQLLRYVRKARRVTGSTGQVLLQLLEMRLDNTVFRLGIAPTIPAARQLVNHGHVTVNGRVVNIASYQCRPGEVIAVRDRAQSRKLVEANLQYPGLANLPSHLEFDKNKLVGKVNSVIEREWVALQVNELLVVEYYSRQA, via the coding sequence ATGTCCCGATATAGAGGGCCACGCCTCAGAATTGTCCGTCGCTTAGGCGACCTACCAGGATTGACTCGTAAAAGCGCCAGACGCGCTTACCCACCTGGTCAGCATGGTCAGAACCGTAAGAAACGCTCTGAGTATGCCATCCGTTTAGAAGAAAAGCAAAAGCTCCGCTTCAACTACGGTTTGACTGAAAAACAATTGCTCCGCTATGTGCGGAAAGCCAGACGTGTTACTGGTTCTACCGGACAAGTGCTGCTGCAATTGTTAGAAATGCGCTTAGATAATACCGTTTTCCGCTTGGGTATAGCCCCGACTATCCCAGCCGCTCGTCAACTGGTAAATCACGGTCACGTAACTGTTAATGGTCGTGTGGTGAATATTGCCAGCTACCAATGCCGTCCTGGAGAAGTAATTGCAGTCAGAGATCGGGCACAATCACGGAAGTTAGTGGAAGCTAACTTGCAATATCCCGGTTTGGCTAACCTCCCCAGTCATTTGGAGTTTGACAAAAATAAGTTGGTTGGTAAAGTCAACAGTGTTATTGAGCGCGAATGGGTGGCACTACAAGTTAATGAACTACTTGTGGTGGAATACTACTCACGACAAGCGTAA
- the hetR gene encoding heterocyst differentiation master regulator HetR, translated as MSNDIDLIKRLDPSAMDQIMLYLAFSAMRTSGHRHGAFLDAAATAAKCAIYMTYLEQGQNLRMTGHLHHLEPKRVKIIVEEVRQALTEGKLLKMLGSQEPRYLIQLPYVWLEKYPWQPGRSRVPGTSLTSEEKRQIEQKLPSNLPDAQLVSSFEFLDLIEFLHRRSQEDLPTEHQMPLSEALGEHIKRRLLYSGTVTRIDSPWGMPFYALTRPFYAPADDQERTYIMVEDTARYFRMMKNWAERRRNAMRLLEELDILPEKMEQAMEELDEIIRAWADKYHQDGGIAVVLQTVFGEKED; from the coding sequence ATGAGTAACGACATAGATCTGATCAAACGTCTTGACCCCAGTGCGATGGATCAGATCATGCTTTATCTGGCTTTTAGTGCCATGCGGACGAGTGGGCACAGGCATGGGGCATTTTTAGACGCAGCCGCAACAGCAGCAAAGTGTGCAATTTACATGACCTATCTAGAGCAGGGACAAAACCTGCGAATGACAGGGCATCTGCACCACTTAGAGCCGAAACGAGTAAAAATTATTGTAGAAGAAGTCAGACAGGCGCTAACAGAAGGCAAACTGTTAAAAATGTTGGGTTCTCAAGAACCTCGCTATTTGATTCAATTGCCTTACGTCTGGCTAGAAAAGTATCCTTGGCAACCGGGGCGATCGCGCGTACCTGGTACAAGTCTGACAAGTGAAGAAAAAAGACAAATTGAGCAAAAACTGCCAAGTAACTTACCAGATGCCCAGTTAGTTAGCTCTTTTGAGTTTCTGGATTTGATTGAGTTTTTGCACAGGCGATCGCAAGAAGACTTGCCAACTGAACACCAAATGCCTTTGAGTGAAGCTTTGGGTGAGCATATCAAGCGTCGTTTACTCTACTCAGGCACAGTAACACGCATAGATTCTCCTTGGGGAATGCCCTTCTACGCACTTACTCGTCCTTTTTACGCCCCAGCAGACGATCAAGAACGCACTTACATCATGGTAGAAGATACCGCTCGGTACTTCCGCATGATGAAAAATTGGGCAGAACGGCGACGAAATGCCATGCGCTTATTAGAAGAACTTGATATTCTCCCAGAAAAAATGGAGCAAGCTATGGAAGAATTGGATGAAATTATCCGTGCTTGGGCAGATAAATATCATCAAGACGGTGGTATTGCAGTCGTCTTACAGACGGTTTTTGGTGAAAAAGAAGACTAG
- a CDS encoding EamA family transporter: protein MGRFEKQPENPRVRGELSRAAENALWAVVEDLENLQQNVLRALQEDVKRLQSEKNRLSDEIQSLVEEKEHLQQVRQITEQQVLIRQLAEVLAKHISSQLQSSLANLANQSIEGKSYEQAALKSAEVSSNVVGEINEKVEHMFDSLDDTVTVTFNSLQQELKNYQSNLSQQLSRMYSQQQQGETILAEFVNRLHGELEKTIEETSRKPAAGTPTVLQFTEPEKNNSSEPSPPTFSEVVKNSSEPISAIPNQFLEERETILEPPVVRENTANTISVSIKDLLEREITSEPPIVRESAANPISVPSKDLSERETTSESPVVRENTPNPISVPIKDLSERETKSEPTAPVVPPPQENAAEPLSVLNKDLSESETISEPPIVSVPKPEAIQPQPLRRRNATEPNSVIRRVSQSKPKSPPSTALEPQPPAKPSESRSRNSSGFSQLQVGFLLIVSSAVISSLYNIAIKVIFHEGSQIFGVVDVERLLPPTLGNTLLILTLRFMVVVPLMVLLSPMLHPTLWQDLENLAASVRGNPTAANTATKRILLLSVVSGCFLFLSQVLIYIAIAQVTTGMAIALFFIYPMVSGLLSWFLFRDRPTTFRFGAIAAICCGELLVLGGSPNNSIGNPSLGGSTALLSGVAFAAYIILTRVCASKLHPVTFTLINFATMLLLSFVCLMLPLPSNWNLIVFDSSKMLELVLSAFILGVLTLAGYLLNNVGISKLGASRSAIIGGSIPVLTVIFAGLIIQENLEIVQILGVLLVTFGAAAFSLETMRNQAKPSSNTN, encoded by the coding sequence ATGGGGCGATTCGAGAAGCAACCAGAAAACCCAAGAGTCAGAGGCGAGCTATCTAGAGCAGCAGAAAATGCTCTTTGGGCTGTAGTTGAAGACTTAGAAAATCTTCAGCAGAATGTCCTCAGAGCCTTGCAGGAAGATGTAAAGCGACTTCAGTCAGAAAAAAATCGGTTATCCGATGAGATTCAAAGCTTGGTAGAGGAAAAAGAGCATTTACAACAAGTGCGCCAAATCACCGAACAGCAAGTCTTAATTCGCCAACTGGCAGAAGTTCTGGCAAAACATATATCTTCACAACTGCAATCCTCTCTGGCAAATTTAGCTAACCAAAGCATAGAGGGTAAGTCTTACGAACAAGCTGCGCTGAAGTCCGCTGAAGTGAGCAGCAATGTAGTAGGTGAAATCAATGAAAAAGTCGAACACATGTTTGACAGCCTGGATGACACCGTTACTGTTACTTTTAACTCGCTGCAACAGGAGCTAAAAAACTATCAAAGTAATCTTTCCCAACAGTTGTCACGGATGTATAGCCAGCAACAGCAAGGGGAAACGATTTTGGCGGAGTTTGTTAACCGCCTGCATGGAGAACTAGAAAAAACTATAGAAGAAACTTCACGCAAACCAGCAGCAGGTACGCCTACTGTTTTACAGTTTACTGAGCCAGAAAAAAACAATTCTTCTGAGCCATCCCCGCCAACCTTTAGCGAAGTAGTAAAAAATTCCTCTGAGCCAATTTCCGCGATCCCGAATCAATTTTTAGAAGAAAGAGAAACCATATTAGAGCCTCCCGTTGTTAGAGAAAACACTGCGAACACAATTTCTGTCTCCATCAAAGACTTGTTGGAAAGAGAAATAACATCAGAGCCTCCCATTGTTAGAGAAAGCGCTGCGAACCCGATTTCTGTCCCTAGCAAAGACTTGTCGGAAAGAGAAACAACATCAGAGTCTCCCGTTGTTAGAGAAAACACCCCGAACCCGATTTCTGTCCCTATCAAAGACTTGTCGGAAAGAGAAACGAAATCAGAGCCTACTGCTCCTGTAGTTCCGCCACCACAAGAAAACGCTGCTGAACCTCTTTCTGTCCTCAATAAGGATTTGTCAGAAAGCGAAACAATATCAGAGCCTCCTATTGTATCTGTGCCAAAGCCGGAAGCAATACAACCTCAACCTTTACGAAGAAGAAACGCTACTGAGCCAAATTCTGTGATCCGCAGAGTGTCGCAGAGTAAACCCAAATCACCACCTTCGACTGCGCTAGAGCCGCAGCCGCCAGCAAAACCCTCAGAATCGCGATCGCGTAATTCCTCCGGTTTTTCGCAGTTGCAAGTCGGTTTCTTGTTGATTGTCTCATCGGCAGTGATATCGTCGCTTTACAACATAGCCATCAAGGTGATTTTCCACGAAGGTTCCCAGATTTTTGGAGTAGTAGATGTAGAACGCTTGCTACCACCGACTTTGGGTAATACTCTGTTGATTTTGACGCTCCGGTTTATGGTAGTAGTACCACTGATGGTATTGCTATCTCCCATGTTGCATCCAACACTATGGCAAGATTTAGAAAATTTGGCCGCTTCAGTGCGAGGAAATCCCACAGCTGCTAATACAGCTACCAAGCGGATTTTGCTATTGTCGGTTGTGAGTGGGTGCTTTTTGTTCTTGTCTCAGGTGCTAATCTACATTGCGATCGCTCAAGTCACAACAGGAATGGCGATCGCACTGTTCTTTATCTATCCGATGGTTAGTGGGTTATTGTCGTGGTTTCTGTTCCGCGATCGCCCCACCACATTCCGCTTCGGTGCGATCGCAGCCATTTGCTGCGGTGAATTGTTAGTTTTAGGAGGTTCTCCCAACAACAGTATCGGTAATCCTTCACTAGGAGGCAGCACTGCCCTTCTTTCGGGCGTAGCTTTTGCTGCCTACATAATTCTGACACGGGTATGTGCTAGCAAACTGCATCCCGTGACTTTTACCTTAATTAACTTCGCTACCATGTTGTTGTTGAGTTTTGTCTGCTTGATGCTACCTTTACCAAGCAATTGGAACTTGATAGTTTTTGACTCCTCTAAGATGCTAGAACTGGTTTTAAGCGCATTTATCTTGGGTGTGCTGACTCTTGCTGGTTATTTGCTGAACAATGTTGGTATCAGTAAATTAGGTGCTTCGCGATCGGCGATTATCGGTGGTAGCATCCCAGTTTTAACCGTGATTTTTGCTGGGTTAATCATTCAAGAAAATTTAGAGATTGTGCAAATTCTGGGAGTGTTGTTAGTAACCTTTGGCGCGGCGGCTTTTAGCCTAGAAACGATGCGAAATCAGGCTAAACCCTCCAGTAACACGAATTAA